The DNA sequence TACACCGAATACCATTACATTTGCTACGGGCAAGATCAAGTTGTGGGATATGATGCGTTCCGGTGTTTGGATGAATCTATTCTGTATTGTAATCGTTACATTGATGGTTCTTTATTTCATGCCAATCGTTTGGGATATTGATATGACATCATTGCCAGAATCAATGAGAAAATAAAAGCGCATGACCGTATTGCAATCCACCTTTGCATAAAAGCAAGGTGGATTTTTATTCCTTTATACCTTGTATTACTATATACATCGTATTACAATGATGGTGAGAAGATATAAGAGAAGGTGATCAAGGTTGGATAAGGAGATTATGAAGGGCAGCATTGACATTCTGCTGTTATCGCTGCTGGCCCAGCAGGAAATGTATGGCTATGAGATGGTAAAGACATTGAAGGAAACAAGCGGAGATTTGTACAACATGAGCGAGGGTACACTTTACCCGGCACTGAAACGAATGGAAAAAAAGGAATGGATCGAATCTTACTGGCAGGAGAGTGGGGGAGGGAACCGTCGCAAATATTACCGTTTGACCGAAGACGGCCGAAAGGAGCTGGCGCGGAAATTAGATGATTGGCAATCTGTTCATCAATTAATTTTCAAATGTGCAGGGAATTTGCCATGAAAGTATTTGACAACTATATTGAAAAGATCCTTGATCGCATTGATTGCAGCAGGGAAGAGAGAGACGATATGCGAGAAGAAATACGCTCACACTTGGAGGCGGCAAGAGATGCGTATCAGGAGCAGGGATACGCGGAAGAGGAAGCGATTCGGAAGGCTGTGGCTGATTTTGGTGTGGAAGAGGAGATTGGAGAAGGACTTCAGCAGACGCTCTTTCCTTATCGAAATCAACTGCTGACAGGGATGGGAGCGGGCATGCTCCTATATGGCACATCAGGTTATCTGCATGCATTATTTTCATACGGTCAGGCACATGTAATCTGGGTTACACTGAGCGCTTTAATAGGCACTGGACTGATTCTTGCAGCGATGTATCCCGCTTATGCGGCGAATAGAAAAGTATGGATGGGAAGTGCATTTGCAGGAATGATCGTGTGTGTACTCTTCGGTTTTGCTGTATTGGAGCAAGCGGAGACTTGGTATGCAAAGCCGCTGTATGTGTTGGGCAGCTTCCTTGGGATAGGTGCGCTGGTCATGATCTTTCTGATTGCATTAAAAGGATGGGAGAGTGGGTTGGAAAGTAAGCGGGAGCGAAAAAAACGAATTGCCATCCACCTATTTAATCTGATGAGTGGCATTCCCGTATGCGGTTTGTCGTTGCTGATGGCTTATGGCGGACTTCTGTTTGGCGGTGTGAGTCCATTCGTTCTTATCCCACTTGGCATGATTGCTTTCTGGGCTTTCTCGTATTGGGCGCAATATCGTATGCGAATCAGATATGCAGGGCTAAGCTATCTATTTGGGAGTCTTTCTCTTCTTTTGACATGCGGCGTGATTTATATGATAGCAACAAAGATGTTATGAGGGCTTACTTATAGAAAAGAGAGGAATGCTTGTATGCCGAGAAAAGTAAAAGCGCTATCGATTGTGGCAGCAGTATTGGTTGGACTGACCCTTCTATGGGGAATTGGACTTGGTATGGGAGGAAAAACAAGGGCAAATGAACAAACAGGACTGCTGCAAGATTTTGACTTGCGAGGTACACAGGCTGTCTTTGCATACTCGTCCAACGGTAGAATCGGAATCTATACATCAGATACCGCAGGGAAAAATGTCACGCGTCTTATGAAAGCAGAGGGGGAAGAAGTCCTGCATCACCCGGTATTCTCCCCTGATGGAGAGAGAATCATCTATATCTCTACGCCAAAGGATCGGGAGCAGCAGAAGAGTGCGTTGTATAGTATGAATGCGGACGGAAGTGGAAACCGGCAGTTATATGCTGTCGACGCATTGATTACAGAAGTGGTTTTTGCCCCGGATGGTCAATCCATATACTATCTTTGCGCAGATACTTTCACCAATTATTCACCAATTGCACGAAAGGATGCGCATGACTTCGATGTATATTCACTTTCACTTGCAGGAGGAGAGCCGAAGCGTCTCACCAACATGAAGGATTATATGCTTGAGGCACTCAGCATCTCTCCTGACGGTAAGGAATTGTATGTGACCAGAGGAGATGATCAGCATGTAACGAAGCCAGAGGATACATTTACTGTAAAAAACAAAGTGTTTCGTATTCCGCTTTCCAATCCCAATGATAGAAAGGCCATCACATTGCCAGGAATTACAGAAGATGTATACGATGCGGCTTTTTCAAAGGATGGCCGCTGGATGGTTTTTAACTCGATTGCAAATACAGGAGCGGATGGAAACTTCCAATATGAACTCTATATTCAGGATAGAAAGAGCGGACAGATTCGACAGCTCACTCATTTGGGCAGGCATGCGGGTGCAGCGGTTGTTGATGATAAAAACGAGTGGATATACTTTATGTGGGATGGTAATTTTGCCAAGGGGGACCCAATTTATGAATGGTACCGTGTATCACTGCACAAAAATAAGGTAGAGCCTATTCCCCTAACGATCGAAGCCGACCAGTAGATAGGATATGAAAAAGCCGTCTGGATTTTCTCCAGAACGGCTTATTCGTTCTTCTCACCAAGCGCAACCAATAAATGGTGGATGCGTTCGCGCTGCTCTTCGATGGTCTCTTCCTGTTCGAGCTCTTTATCCGTTTCTTGTAATTTCTGGCGCTCGAG is a window from the Aneurinibacillus sp. REN35 genome containing:
- a CDS encoding PadR family transcriptional regulator; protein product: MDKEIMKGSIDILLLSLLAQQEMYGYEMVKTLKETSGDLYNMSEGTLYPALKRMEKKEWIESYWQESGGGNRRKYYRLTEDGRKELARKLDDWQSVHQLIFKCAGNLP
- a CDS encoding permease prefix domain 1-containing protein — its product is MKVFDNYIEKILDRIDCSREERDDMREEIRSHLEAARDAYQEQGYAEEEAIRKAVADFGVEEEIGEGLQQTLFPYRNQLLTGMGAGMLLYGTSGYLHALFSYGQAHVIWVTLSALIGTGLILAAMYPAYAANRKVWMGSAFAGMIVCVLFGFAVLEQAETWYAKPLYVLGSFLGIGALVMIFLIALKGWESGLESKRERKKRIAIHLFNLMSGIPVCGLSLLMAYGGLLFGGVSPFVLIPLGMIAFWAFSYWAQYRMRIRYAGLSYLFGSLSLLLTCGVIYMIATKML
- a CDS encoding TolB family protein, which encodes MPRKVKALSIVAAVLVGLTLLWGIGLGMGGKTRANEQTGLLQDFDLRGTQAVFAYSSNGRIGIYTSDTAGKNVTRLMKAEGEEVLHHPVFSPDGERIIYISTPKDREQQKSALYSMNADGSGNRQLYAVDALITEVVFAPDGQSIYYLCADTFTNYSPIARKDAHDFDVYSLSLAGGEPKRLTNMKDYMLEALSISPDGKELYVTRGDDQHVTKPEDTFTVKNKVFRIPLSNPNDRKAITLPGITEDVYDAAFSKDGRWMVFNSIANTGADGNFQYELYIQDRKSGQIRQLTHLGRHAGAAVVDDKNEWIYFMWDGNFAKGDPIYEWYRVSLHKNKVEPIPLTIEADQ